One window from the genome of Larus michahellis chromosome 23, bLarMic1.1, whole genome shotgun sequence encodes:
- the GADD45B gene encoding growth arrest and DNA damage-inducible protein GADD45 beta has protein sequence MTLEELVPCDSSKMQAVSEAVERVLVAAQRQDRLTVGVYESAKLMNVDPDSVVLCVLATDEEDEGDIALQIHFTLIQAFCCDNDIHILRVSGMQRLATILGEPEPGAEPRDLHCLLVTNPHKDAWKSQGLAEVASYCTESRDRNQWVPYVCLQER, from the exons ATGACCTTGGAGGAGCTGGTCCCCTGCGATAGCAGCAA GATGCAGGCGGTGAGCGAGGCGGTGGAGCGGGTGCTGGTGGCGGCGCAGCGGCAGGACCGGCTGACGGTGGGGGTCTACGAGTCCGCCAAACTGATGAATGT GGACCCCGACAGCGTGGTGCTGTGCGTGCTGGCCACCGACGAGGAGGACGAAGGTGACATCGCCCTGCAGATCCACTTCACCCTCATCCAGGCTTTTTGCTGTGACAACGACATCCACATCCTGCGCGTCTCGGGCATGCAGCGCTTGGCCACCATCCTGGGCGAGCCCGAGCCCGGCGCCGAGCCCCGCGACCTCCACTGCCTCTTAGTCACG AACCCCCACAAAGATGCCTGGAAAAGCCAAGGGTTGGCGGAGGTGGCCAGTTATTGCACCGAGAGCCGGGACAGGAACCAGTGGGTGCCGTACGTCTGTCTGCAGGAACGCTGA